One stretch of Bremerella cremea DNA includes these proteins:
- a CDS encoding heavy metal translocating P-type ATPase encodes MSSVSVAKRIQTDLDAGLTAYEKWRMTIRFSTALVAASLLLVGILIERWMPAEQRSLGAAFQAAAALLVLAPILWEALWGLFRESPEYYSAQLVSIAALAAFAIGDFATAVIVPVILSVAFFLEERSILGAHSAIAGLQALQSNLARKLAEDGTEQTIAASELKVGDTMIIAPGESIPADATVLHGHAAIDQSSITGESTPEEVSPGSKIFAGSMNLNGLIRARVTSAGDDTTLAKVLDLFQEAERSKTRVLRLVEQYAKYFVLAVLMIAGITLFLTHDVTRAITVLVVGCPGPFLIAGPAAMVASLAVASRHGILVKNARFLEALSEVNSVVFDKTGTMTTGQLNVCRVVPFSGEEREVVQAVLAGVSVNQHPVSKAIARYGKQLDLSFVEADEVEEVPGLGIRIHCSDGRIILLGRETWLNQEGIETQSIDHSGPMVWAAEISGETKQLLGCICLSDHARSDSSQAIQLLRDLRVERTILLTGDRAAVAQQIGQEVGVDEIVSEVLPSEKLQVVELEKQAGYNVMVVGDGINDAPALAAGHVGVAMGVGGADITMRSADIVLMTHQLDRLPMAMVLAAKTKATIHRNVLIGAGLTLVMLGMASAGTITPIAGAVLQNVGEAFVIINSAAILRWKWQPNSQPIS; translated from the coding sequence ATGAGTTCCGTCTCGGTTGCGAAGAGAATTCAAACAGATCTCGATGCTGGCCTGACCGCGTATGAGAAGTGGCGAATGACCATTCGCTTCAGCACGGCCTTGGTCGCTGCATCGCTGCTCTTGGTGGGTATCTTGATCGAACGCTGGATGCCTGCCGAGCAGCGATCGCTGGGGGCCGCGTTTCAGGCAGCGGCTGCACTCTTGGTACTTGCCCCTATCCTATGGGAAGCCTTGTGGGGATTGTTTCGCGAATCCCCGGAATACTATAGCGCCCAGTTAGTAAGCATCGCTGCACTCGCCGCGTTTGCCATTGGTGACTTTGCCACGGCGGTAATTGTGCCGGTGATCTTGAGCGTGGCCTTCTTCCTGGAAGAACGAAGTATCCTGGGTGCCCATTCGGCTATTGCCGGCCTTCAAGCGTTGCAGTCGAATCTGGCTCGCAAGCTTGCCGAAGACGGAACCGAACAAACGATTGCGGCATCGGAACTCAAGGTCGGCGATACGATGATCATCGCTCCTGGCGAAAGCATTCCAGCCGATGCGACCGTATTGCATGGCCATGCAGCGATCGACCAGTCTTCGATCACCGGTGAATCGACTCCGGAAGAAGTCAGTCCCGGCTCGAAGATTTTCGCCGGCTCGATGAACTTGAATGGATTGATCCGAGCAAGAGTTACCTCGGCCGGGGACGATACGACGCTTGCGAAAGTCCTCGATCTATTCCAAGAGGCCGAGCGGTCCAAAACTCGCGTGCTGCGACTGGTAGAACAATACGCCAAGTATTTTGTTCTAGCAGTCCTGATGATTGCCGGGATAACCCTGTTTCTGACACACGATGTCACACGTGCGATTACCGTCTTGGTGGTGGGCTGCCCCGGACCATTTCTCATTGCAGGTCCCGCCGCAATGGTGGCTTCTCTGGCCGTTGCCTCACGGCACGGGATTTTGGTTAAGAATGCCAGGTTCCTCGAAGCACTGAGTGAGGTCAATAGTGTGGTCTTCGACAAAACTGGAACGATGACCACCGGGCAATTAAACGTTTGTCGTGTCGTTCCGTTTTCGGGTGAAGAGCGCGAGGTCGTTCAAGCTGTCCTGGCTGGCGTCTCCGTCAACCAGCATCCCGTTTCCAAGGCGATTGCTCGCTATGGCAAACAACTAGACCTGTCTTTCGTGGAAGCCGACGAGGTCGAAGAGGTTCCCGGTTTGGGAATTCGTATCCACTGCTCAGACGGACGCATCATTCTCCTAGGGCGGGAAACCTGGCTCAACCAGGAAGGCATTGAAACGCAGTCGATCGACCACTCTGGCCCTATGGTCTGGGCTGCCGAAATTTCAGGCGAGACAAAACAACTACTTGGATGCATCTGCCTTTCCGACCATGCCCGTTCTGATTCGTCTCAGGCAATCCAGTTGCTGCGTGATCTACGGGTTGAACGTACCATTCTGCTCACAGGCGATCGTGCGGCGGTGGCCCAGCAGATCGGCCAAGAGGTGGGAGTCGACGAGATTGTGTCGGAAGTGCTTCCTTCCGAGAAACTTCAGGTCGTGGAACTAGAAAAACAAGCTGGCTACAACGTCATGGTCGTGGGAGATGGCATCAACGATGCCCCGGCACTCGCCGCAGGCCATGTCGGTGTGGCAATGGGGGTCGGCGGTGCAGACATCACAATGCGCAGCGCCGATATCGTCCTGATGACCCATCAATTAGACAGGCTTCCCATGGCCATGGTCCTGGCGGCCAAAACCAAGGCAACGATCCACCGAAATGTCCTCATCGGCGCCGGACTCACCCTGGTAATGCTCGGGATGGCATCCGCCGGAACGATCACCCCCATCGCCGGCGCAGTCCTTCAAAACGTCGGCGAAGCGTTCGTCATTATCAACAGTGCCGCGATCTTACGCTGGAAATGGCAGCCAAACAGCCAACCGATTTCGTAG
- the hflK gene encoding protease modulator HflK: protein MSEQRTFSPPPPPKENRSRRSDQIGAGVGAGMRIIGFLAVLLMILFWCSGITMVQPNEVALLTRFGKLVGDTPGEQIQPPGILLALPYPMDEVIRIPVKEEREIAIDRLQLSSASLDSAELDPIRDGYVLCGDQHILQTNVRVKYRISDPVAFHFQAEQPERVLKEAAAASIVQTIAGWNAMDTLRLQRSSSMDAVERLPIVVRERLQRRLDQLGLGIEVSAVEFREIIPTPQLAEAFENVQSEQIHIETRKREAEGFAARTIPQAEAESYTLVNEATRFQTDVTTKADEEVTLFDKVYSQYLANPELVWSRLYLEAMEEIMQSVGRLKFVTPGTRIVISPKSSAEKSPAVVNDSTKEQQP, encoded by the coding sequence ATGAGCGAGCAACGTACCTTCTCTCCTCCACCGCCGCCCAAAGAAAATCGTTCGCGTCGTTCCGATCAGATCGGAGCAGGCGTGGGCGCCGGCATGCGGATCATTGGGTTCCTGGCCGTGTTGTTAATGATCCTGTTCTGGTGTTCCGGCATCACGATGGTTCAACCGAACGAAGTGGCGTTATTAACTCGCTTCGGCAAGCTGGTCGGCGACACGCCTGGCGAGCAGATCCAGCCACCAGGCATCTTATTGGCTTTGCCCTATCCCATGGATGAGGTCATTCGCATTCCTGTCAAAGAAGAGCGTGAAATCGCCATCGATCGGTTGCAACTCAGTTCCGCCAGCCTTGATTCCGCCGAACTCGATCCCATTCGTGATGGATACGTTCTTTGCGGTGATCAGCACATTCTGCAAACCAATGTTCGTGTGAAGTATCGAATCTCTGATCCGGTCGCGTTTCACTTCCAAGCAGAGCAGCCAGAGCGAGTGCTCAAGGAAGCGGCGGCGGCTTCGATTGTCCAAACGATCGCCGGCTGGAATGCAATGGATACGCTACGTCTGCAACGATCTTCCAGCATGGACGCAGTCGAGCGTCTGCCAATCGTCGTTCGTGAGCGTCTTCAAAGGCGGCTCGACCAACTTGGCCTTGGGATCGAGGTGAGTGCGGTTGAGTTCCGTGAAATCATTCCCACGCCGCAGTTGGCCGAAGCGTTCGAGAATGTCCAGAGCGAACAAATCCACATTGAAACGAGAAAACGAGAGGCCGAAGGCTTCGCCGCCCGTACGATTCCCCAAGCCGAGGCCGAGAGTTACACGTTGGTTAATGAAGCAACACGCTTCCAAACCGATGTGACCACCAAAGCCGACGAGGAAGTCACCCTGTTCGACAAAGTCTATTCCCAGTACCTGGCCAATCCTGAACTGGTCTGGTCGCGTCTCTATCTGGAAGCCATGGAAGAGATCATGCAATCGGTCGGTCGGCTCAAGTTCGTTACCCCTGGAACGCGGATTGTCATCTCTCCGAAGAGTTCTGCGGAGAAGTCTCCTGCTGTTGTTAACGACTCAACCAAGGAACAACAACCATGA
- the hflC gene encoding protease modulator HflC: protein MENASESQSTQAAPLWTKVVRIGLGISIFLLLVAYPCYVQVSEGTSVVVTRFGKPTRQLMEPGAYFKLPWPVEDARIVDLRQHVFNTPYTATLTHDRRNVVLSTFVVWNVANPLLFLQSAGSVEAISAKIDGMVTAAKNTRMGGYDLSALVSTDSAQLQTERIEQQLLQDVQQDALDKFGIQIRQIGINRIAYESSNVAAVLAQMKAEREAAAKQLRALGEKDANAIRDDAVVRSEEILRDGRLEAGRIRANAEQRVSEIYAQAHLQDPEFYRYWRSLETLKRSLGSDSTIILRTNEGFMDLLTTPPPVPQTAAPSSPQTASEGRTVLLPFGSSPSNGEMQP, encoded by the coding sequence ATGGAAAACGCAAGCGAATCTCAATCGACTCAGGCAGCACCGCTTTGGACCAAAGTTGTGCGGATCGGCCTTGGTATATCGATCTTTCTCCTGCTGGTGGCCTACCCCTGCTACGTTCAGGTTTCGGAAGGGACTTCCGTAGTTGTCACTCGGTTTGGCAAACCAACTCGGCAACTGATGGAGCCGGGCGCTTATTTTAAGCTCCCTTGGCCGGTCGAGGATGCCCGCATCGTCGACTTGCGTCAACATGTTTTCAACACGCCTTACACGGCAACGCTAACGCACGATCGCCGCAACGTAGTTCTCTCCACTTTCGTGGTATGGAACGTGGCCAACCCGCTTCTGTTTCTGCAATCCGCAGGAAGTGTTGAGGCCATTTCCGCCAAGATCGACGGGATGGTAACTGCCGCCAAGAACACAAGAATGGGCGGGTACGACCTCTCGGCTTTAGTTTCAACCGATTCGGCTCAATTGCAAACCGAACGCATCGAGCAGCAACTGTTACAAGACGTACAGCAGGATGCCCTCGACAAGTTCGGAATTCAGATTCGTCAGATCGGGATCAATCGAATTGCTTACGAATCTTCCAACGTTGCTGCTGTCCTGGCACAAATGAAGGCCGAGCGGGAAGCGGCTGCCAAACAGCTACGAGCGTTGGGTGAAAAAGATGCCAACGCGATTCGTGACGACGCGGTTGTAAGGAGCGAAGAGATTCTGCGAGACGGTCGATTGGAAGCAGGGCGAATCCGGGCGAATGCCGAGCAGAGGGTTTCGGAAATCTACGCGCAAGCCCATCTGCAAGACCCAGAGTTCTATCGGTATTGGCGATCTCTGGAAACGCTCAAGCGCAGCCTGGGGAGTGACTCGACCATCATCCTGCGGACCAACGAAGGATTCATGGATCTGTTAACCACGCCACCACCAGTTCCCCAAACCGCCGCTCCCTCCTCGCCGCAAACGGCATCCGAAGGTCGTACGGTCCTACTTCCTTTCGGCAGTTCGCCATCCAATGGAGAGATGCAGCCATGA
- the hflK gene encoding protease modulator HflK — MSEASPQNSSSLPSLEVRIWLGQLLWTVGVAAVLTFGYAFYSESALFRGLGIQLLLTVLLIWSTRRSLEIQATMPAGQPEFLEVWSLHTVFTAGPLMVLLIGVIMSLLVGRVEVARPLSPQEIATSSILAVLAASLWTALGKMTHGVVEKPSRELSTIQLSLHAARVGWFLAAAAQLASSVFAAIPQWLAVIVQLYLVIVIGESLLRLLIAWFQLERVTITSTEELPQPLDSLVREVLLSSLNPLDTLFQIAERRFGLSLRSSWSIRFFRRATPVALLLSLLVFWLSTSLVIVQPDQLALSEVLGQVQAKPLEPGLHWKYPWPFGNVRRVSVGEIRTLQIGFSQPVEEKGVVADQPRSMLWTEPHANEFALVLGTQSELVAVNAQIYFQVGRSVEQLKNYLLRHSDPGKTLEAVAYQVLREETENATLDQVLTEDRQAFAQRIASKVTEKSRQMQLGIEIVDVSLLSLHPPVEAAGAYLDVSNAESDAQRRVIQARGDAQAKLLTAEKESAGLVAFAKQAAAQRVGLAGQEASHFAEASKAYRAAPETYRTRLWFDTYEKALPGRQVYVIDSQLQDVLVTDSNTQLSPTVIPPRKSTSP, encoded by the coding sequence ATGAGCGAAGCATCCCCACAGAATTCGAGTTCCCTGCCATCTCTTGAAGTTCGTATTTGGCTGGGACAACTCTTGTGGACCGTCGGCGTGGCGGCGGTGTTGACCTTTGGCTATGCGTTCTACAGCGAATCGGCCCTGTTCCGTGGTCTGGGGATTCAACTGCTGCTGACGGTGTTGCTCATTTGGTCAACGCGGCGGTCGCTTGAGATCCAAGCTACCATGCCTGCCGGACAGCCTGAGTTCCTCGAAGTTTGGTCACTGCATACCGTCTTTACCGCAGGCCCTTTGATGGTGCTGCTCATTGGCGTGATCATGTCGCTACTCGTTGGCCGCGTCGAAGTCGCTCGTCCGCTATCGCCGCAAGAGATCGCGACTTCATCAATCTTAGCCGTGCTCGCAGCAAGCCTATGGACAGCCTTGGGCAAGATGACCCATGGAGTCGTCGAGAAGCCTTCCCGCGAACTGTCGACGATTCAGCTATCACTTCATGCCGCTCGGGTCGGGTGGTTCCTGGCCGCAGCGGCTCAACTGGCTTCGTCTGTGTTTGCCGCTATCCCCCAGTGGCTAGCCGTTATTGTTCAGCTCTATCTGGTCATCGTAATTGGCGAGAGCCTGCTCCGGTTGCTGATTGCATGGTTCCAACTGGAACGAGTGACGATCACCAGCACGGAAGAGTTGCCCCAGCCGCTCGATTCGCTCGTTCGCGAGGTATTACTGTCTTCGCTCAATCCGCTCGACACACTCTTTCAAATTGCCGAACGACGTTTCGGCCTGAGCCTTCGCTCTTCCTGGTCGATTCGTTTTTTTCGCCGGGCAACACCCGTCGCGTTATTGCTTTCGCTGCTCGTATTCTGGTTGTCGACATCGCTGGTAATCGTGCAGCCTGACCAGTTGGCACTCTCGGAGGTACTAGGACAGGTACAAGCAAAACCATTAGAGCCTGGTCTGCACTGGAAATATCCTTGGCCCTTTGGCAACGTGCGACGTGTATCGGTCGGCGAAATCCGTACGCTTCAGATTGGATTTTCTCAGCCGGTGGAAGAAAAGGGGGTGGTTGCTGATCAGCCACGTTCGATGCTCTGGACCGAACCCCATGCCAACGAATTTGCCTTGGTGCTGGGAACGCAGTCGGAACTGGTCGCCGTCAATGCTCAGATTTACTTCCAGGTTGGTCGGAGTGTCGAGCAGTTAAAGAACTACCTCTTGCGGCACTCGGATCCCGGCAAAACGCTCGAAGCGGTCGCCTACCAGGTTCTTCGAGAAGAAACCGAAAACGCAACACTCGATCAGGTGCTCACCGAAGATCGGCAGGCATTTGCCCAACGCATCGCCAGTAAGGTCACGGAGAAGTCGCGGCAAATGCAACTCGGTATCGAAATCGTGGACGTCAGCTTGCTGAGCTTGCACCCACCGGTCGAAGCAGCGGGCGCGTATCTGGATGTCAGCAATGCCGAGAGCGACGCCCAGCGACGTGTGATTCAAGCACGTGGCGATGCCCAGGCCAAGCTTCTGACTGCGGAAAAGGAATCCGCAGGGCTGGTTGCCTTTGCCAAGCAAGCGGCTGCCCAGCGAGTTGGCTTGGCAGGACAAGAAGCATCGCACTTTGCCGAAGCCAGTAAGGCCTATCGTGCAGCGCCGGAAACCTATCGCACACGTCTCTGGTTCGATACCTACGAGAAAGCCCTTCCTGGCCGACAGGTCTACGTGATCGACTCTCAGCTTCAGGATGTTCTCGTAACGGACTCTAACACCCAGTTAAGTCCGACCGTTATTCCACCACGCAAATCAACGTCCCCATAA
- a CDS encoding permease produces the protein MSVGDFWHTFSIEAAVVTVLMTIVRILVESSATILVGVLCAAAIRVSGGYQTLQTWLGPEGNYERTFRLLTACLCIPVCGLGVIPIAKELAGGGMPRRDLAVVWLVAPLLNPLSLLYAISVLPIWQSGVFLAVACCYAVVVAEVADRFSSEDQQKSPSPAPVVTSGTTRLWNAAVAAGRIATGWAAFYILLGTVISGLVVGLIPAGTFEKVLSFQNTAGPLETMLMTGPQMVTPITFTMAVSAIHSTHLAFACAIVLQLLGVAWCGGTFLAMRSVWGSRRTVGLLVVTLVFATTASYGTYSMFPPAPGDEEETHGLDTLARPYHATFDQFPTVLGQQLRHTDVIMQAGTLFLGILMLWGIVVRSKGLQFREDPIEPTEVKTPDSRWNVELTPGQVGISFVGVAAFAIVMLMYSIFPGVEESFEQMQKVSADAVIAVKTNRSREAQQRLAQWDTVAARLPVGWVLRMGVPNNRQAAEIRALRELLWKTRQQIAQAELTDAEVKDRGTALMDQFQSCRVVCLGDKT, from the coding sequence ATGAGTGTCGGCGATTTCTGGCATACATTCTCGATAGAAGCCGCAGTCGTTACCGTCTTGATGACGATTGTCCGTATCCTCGTAGAATCTTCCGCCACGATCCTGGTTGGGGTGCTATGCGCGGCCGCCATTCGAGTGAGCGGTGGATATCAGACGCTGCAGACGTGGCTAGGCCCAGAAGGGAACTACGAGCGAACGTTTCGTTTATTGACGGCTTGTCTATGCATTCCGGTGTGTGGTCTTGGGGTGATCCCAATTGCGAAAGAACTTGCAGGAGGAGGAATGCCACGCCGCGACTTGGCGGTGGTATGGCTAGTTGCTCCTTTGCTCAACCCCTTGTCGCTCCTTTACGCAATCAGCGTCTTACCAATCTGGCAGAGTGGTGTCTTCCTGGCGGTTGCTTGTTGCTACGCCGTTGTGGTAGCGGAAGTTGCCGATCGGTTTTCAAGTGAAGATCAACAAAAATCCCCTTCTCCTGCTCCGGTAGTCACAAGCGGCACGACCAGGCTTTGGAATGCAGCCGTCGCGGCGGGAAGAATTGCGACCGGTTGGGCAGCGTTCTACATCTTGTTGGGCACCGTTATCTCTGGACTGGTCGTGGGGCTGATTCCTGCTGGAACGTTCGAAAAGGTCCTCTCGTTTCAAAACACGGCCGGGCCGTTGGAAACGATGTTGATGACAGGACCGCAAATGGTGACTCCAATTACGTTTACCATGGCCGTGTCCGCCATCCATTCCACCCATCTCGCATTCGCGTGTGCGATTGTTCTGCAGCTACTGGGTGTGGCTTGGTGTGGAGGGACTTTCCTGGCCATGCGTTCGGTTTGGGGTAGTCGGCGTACTGTTGGGCTCCTGGTGGTGACGCTCGTTTTCGCGACTACGGCTAGCTACGGAACGTATTCAATGTTTCCACCGGCACCAGGTGACGAAGAGGAAACCCACGGCCTCGATACGCTGGCCCGTCCGTATCATGCCACCTTTGACCAGTTCCCGACGGTGCTGGGGCAGCAGCTTCGGCATACGGACGTGATCATGCAGGCCGGCACCCTCTTTCTAGGAATTCTGATGCTGTGGGGCATCGTGGTGCGATCGAAGGGGCTCCAGTTTCGTGAAGACCCCATCGAACCGACCGAGGTGAAAACGCCTGATAGTCGCTGGAATGTTGAGTTGACGCCGGGGCAGGTTGGCATTTCGTTTGTGGGCGTAGCTGCCTTCGCAATCGTCATGCTGATGTATTCCATTTTTCCTGGCGTGGAAGAATCGTTCGAGCAAATGCAAAAGGTATCGGCAGACGCGGTCATTGCCGTGAAGACCAACAGGTCGCGGGAGGCCCAGCAGAGACTTGCCCAGTGGGATACGGTCGCGGCGCGACTTCCCGTGGGCTGGGTCCTACGGATGGGCGTTCCCAACAATCGACAAGCGGCGGAGATTCGTGCCCTTCGCGAATTACTTTGGAAAACGCGTCAGCAAATAGCACAAGCGGAACTAACGGATGCTGAAGTGAAGGACCGAGGCACCGCGTTGATGGACCAATTTCAATCGTGCCGAGTTGTGTGCTTGGGAGATAAGACATGA
- a CDS encoding AAA family ATPase — MIDGIRQALNQTLKGKQDVVEKVIACVLARGHILLEDLPGLGKTTLAKSLSTAIGGDFARVQCTPDLMPSDVTGFNMFNQKTREFEFVPGPVFSSVLLADEINRATPRTQSSLFEAMAERQVTIDKHCHRLSESFFVIATQNPVDSHGAYPLPEAQLDRFAMRLSIGYPDKENEIEMLASNIHRGDPERADIKNVLTPRQLQQLQNHVSQVHIETNLLRYMVELAEFTRNRSEVTLGISPRGLLTLQRVAQAWAHLNGRDFVTPDDIQEMAYPVLNVRLSGEFDDAAEFIEEMLRSVPVPVTRG, encoded by the coding sequence ATGATCGATGGTATTCGTCAGGCGTTGAATCAGACCCTGAAAGGGAAGCAGGATGTCGTCGAGAAGGTGATCGCTTGCGTGCTGGCTCGGGGGCATATCCTGCTGGAAGATCTGCCGGGCCTCGGGAAAACCACGCTGGCCAAATCACTTTCGACTGCCATCGGAGGCGACTTTGCCCGCGTTCAGTGCACGCCTGACTTAATGCCCAGCGATGTTACTGGCTTTAACATGTTCAACCAGAAGACACGTGAGTTCGAGTTTGTTCCCGGCCCTGTCTTTTCCAGCGTCCTGCTTGCCGACGAAATCAATCGCGCGACACCACGTACGCAGTCTTCGCTGTTTGAAGCAATGGCTGAGCGGCAAGTCACCATCGACAAACATTGCCACCGCCTGTCGGAGTCATTCTTCGTGATCGCGACACAGAATCCTGTCGACAGCCATGGTGCCTATCCCTTACCGGAAGCTCAACTCGATCGGTTCGCCATGCGACTTAGTATCGGCTATCCCGACAAGGAGAACGAAATCGAGATGCTCGCCTCGAACATCCATCGTGGCGATCCAGAGCGAGCAGATATCAAGAACGTTCTTACGCCTCGACAACTGCAGCAGTTGCAGAATCACGTTTCCCAGGTGCATATCGAAACGAACTTGCTGCGATACATGGTCGAATTAGCCGAGTTCACACGAAACCGGTCGGAAGTCACGCTGGGGATTAGCCCGCGCGGACTATTAACGTTGCAGCGAGTCGCCCAGGCGTGGGCCCACTTGAATGGTCGCGACTTCGTAACGCCAGATGATATCCAGGAGATGGCCTATCCCGTACTGAATGTCCGCCTATCAGGCGAATTCGACGATGCCGCAGAGTTCATCGAAGAGATGCTGCGAAGTGTTCCTGTTCCCGTTACGCGGGGTTAA
- a CDS encoding transglutaminase-like domain-containing protein: MVADKFTRRIHLAMVLTSALGLQLAISHGELGYWWQWLEVALVGAVAWLCARYMAPSDPIRDKRVMGLLLAVVAGHFVMEQVLYQTMPRAGQLFEGQMSLSLRNLMIASLAFRAEKRIANLATLTSLALMAVSVFMSVYWSVTICGIVYAVLGVGYLVTSYWERISGRFPEGTKSEIPRGAVGLAFCLAVFLAAAAIGIAGTNHATRALAGFMPSSGGNQISDSRSQGGVGDGDDLVQGTKDAMSFGPTESEVFLESKMPSLFDVFNDTYDAPIVKKTARQKAVSLPRSEMEHRHSRVATTKSKGNDFSLLRKNEARRQKSLDDKKSPALFYVKGRVPLHLRTTIYDHFDGVNLQAAESHQEPPIKLIKENGVPWYHVSCPLSDEHIHSTEEHLLKFINLKTDRIPAPARLARFQIKDVDREEMFGLATDGHPRITVDFIPQLTVMRVQSSLVSSPTLLGDYATSKFRQSISVPDHEASIASIRELAHEWTSDLPPGWQQIAAVRDRLRSEYKSAPNSQLSEEVEFPVESFLLETKQGPDYLFATATSLLLRELGYSSRVVSGFYADPQNFDVGTWQTPVFKDNVHFWVEVSWDGKVWHPVEPTPGYELLAPRLTPWQRLHAVCLAAGKWCVSNWIPLSIGAVLMVAVCALFKRLADVVLRLANRYVRFGSERNRVLWTAKLMQWRARLQGRRRPQGQTFTKWIQECSQPISPEFIAATNWALYSPTLSCPLSHAEIGRVCDEAFTTLVHSPSLKNPASSSKELL, translated from the coding sequence GTGGTAGCTGACAAGTTTACTAGACGAATCCATCTCGCGATGGTGCTGACTTCCGCACTAGGTTTGCAGTTGGCGATCAGCCACGGCGAACTGGGCTATTGGTGGCAGTGGTTAGAAGTCGCGTTGGTGGGGGCGGTTGCCTGGCTATGTGCCCGATACATGGCTCCATCGGATCCAATTCGTGATAAGCGCGTGATGGGACTGCTGCTTGCCGTGGTTGCCGGCCACTTTGTGATGGAACAAGTCCTCTACCAGACCATGCCCCGGGCTGGCCAATTGTTTGAAGGGCAGATGTCCCTATCGCTGCGTAACCTCATGATTGCGTCGCTGGCGTTTCGCGCGGAGAAACGCATCGCTAACCTGGCCACGCTGACCAGTCTAGCGTTGATGGCCGTGAGCGTCTTCATGAGTGTCTACTGGTCGGTGACAATCTGCGGAATCGTCTATGCAGTGCTCGGTGTCGGTTACCTGGTGACGTCCTATTGGGAACGCATTTCAGGAAGATTTCCGGAAGGGACCAAGTCGGAAATTCCTCGTGGTGCCGTCGGGCTCGCGTTTTGTCTAGCCGTTTTCCTGGCGGCAGCCGCCATTGGCATCGCAGGGACAAACCACGCCACGAGAGCTCTGGCTGGCTTCATGCCAAGTTCTGGGGGGAACCAGATATCCGATTCTCGTTCTCAAGGAGGTGTGGGTGACGGTGACGATTTGGTTCAGGGAACCAAGGACGCGATGAGCTTTGGGCCGACTGAGAGTGAAGTGTTTCTTGAGTCGAAGATGCCCAGTCTGTTTGACGTGTTCAACGACACCTACGACGCCCCGATTGTAAAGAAGACTGCGCGGCAGAAAGCGGTGAGCCTTCCCCGGTCGGAGATGGAACATCGCCACTCGCGCGTTGCAACGACCAAGTCGAAGGGAAATGACTTCAGCCTGTTACGGAAGAACGAGGCCCGTCGCCAGAAGTCTCTTGATGATAAAAAGTCGCCTGCGTTGTTCTATGTCAAAGGACGCGTGCCCCTCCATTTGCGGACGACCATCTACGACCACTTTGACGGCGTCAATCTCCAGGCAGCCGAAAGCCACCAGGAGCCTCCTATTAAGTTAATCAAAGAGAATGGAGTGCCGTGGTACCACGTTTCATGTCCCTTATCGGACGAACATATCCACTCCACGGAAGAGCATCTGCTGAAGTTCATTAACTTGAAGACAGATCGAATTCCGGCCCCTGCGCGTCTGGCTCGCTTTCAGATCAAAGATGTGGATCGCGAGGAAATGTTCGGCCTGGCAACGGATGGCCATCCACGAATTACCGTAGACTTCATTCCGCAACTTACCGTCATGCGGGTACAGTCATCCCTGGTCAGTTCGCCCACTCTGCTCGGCGACTACGCGACCAGCAAATTTCGGCAAAGCATCTCAGTTCCCGACCATGAGGCTTCAATTGCATCGATTCGAGAACTTGCTCATGAGTGGACATCCGACCTGCCGCCCGGATGGCAGCAGATCGCCGCTGTGCGAGATCGCCTGCGCAGCGAATACAAGTCTGCCCCCAATAGTCAGCTAAGCGAGGAGGTAGAGTTCCCCGTCGAGAGCTTTCTCTTAGAAACGAAACAGGGGCCGGACTATCTCTTTGCTACGGCGACTTCGCTGCTTCTTCGCGAATTGGGTTATTCGTCGAGAGTGGTAAGCGGATTCTATGCCGATCCGCAGAACTTCGATGTGGGGACATGGCAAACGCCGGTCTTTAAAGACAACGTTCACTTCTGGGTGGAAGTATCCTGGGATGGCAAGGTGTGGCACCCGGTCGAGCCGACGCCTGGCTACGAACTCTTAGCGCCAAGGCTGACTCCTTGGCAGCGGCTTCATGCTGTGTGCCTTGCTGCTGGCAAGTGGTGCGTCAGCAACTGGATACCACTGAGCATTGGTGCCGTTCTGATGGTCGCCGTGTGCGCGTTGTTCAAGCGTCTGGCAGACGTCGTTCTGCGGCTGGCGAATCGATATGTCCGATTTGGCAGCGAACGAAATCGAGTTCTCTGGACAGCCAAACTCATGCAGTGGCGTGCACGACTTCAAGGGCGACGTCGTCCACAAGGCCAGACGTTCACTAAATGGATTCAAGAGTGTAGCCAACCGATCTCGCCAGAGTTTATTGCCGCCACGAACTGGGCACTCTATTCCCCAACGTTAAGTTGCCCACTATCGCATGCGGAAATCGGCCGTGTTTGCGACGAAGCATTCACGACATTAGTTCATTCGCCTTCCCTGAAAAATCCAGCATCCTCTTCCAAGGAGCTATTGTGA